In Methylomonas sp. MK1, the following are encoded in one genomic region:
- a CDS encoding protein YgfX — MSKNLEQSMNFTVGRSRALTLIVSAIHAVTLAACWLNALPMSYQCLLTMAVFLSWRSNMASGKIGGAYLRYTPQHGWSLLGSGDHYQSIEIQASTVVTGLLIALHWVHDKGRRQSMIIPKDAMSNNDYRKLSVCLIISGHGHG; from the coding sequence GTGTCGAAAAATCTTGAACAGAGCATGAATTTTACAGTGGGGCGCTCACGGGCGCTGACACTCATCGTTAGCGCCATCCACGCGGTGACGCTAGCGGCATGTTGGCTAAACGCGCTGCCGATGTCTTACCAATGCTTGCTAACGATGGCGGTATTTTTGAGTTGGCGAAGCAATATGGCATCCGGCAAAATTGGCGGCGCATATCTGCGCTATACTCCTCAGCATGGATGGTCGCTGCTGGGAAGTGGCGACCATTACCAGTCTATCGAGATTCAAGCATCAACTGTGGTAACCGGATTACTAATCGCGCTGCATTGGGTGCATGATAAAGGGAGGCGTCAATCGATGATAATTCCCAAAGATGCAATGAGTAACAACGATTACCGCAAACTCTCGGTTTGTTTAATTATTTCAGGTCATGGTCATGGTTGA
- the ygfZ gene encoding CAF17-like 4Fe-4S cluster assembly/insertion protein YgfZ, protein MLEDRTVHTNAFSEPNALALSRKVFAATGLSLIEVSGQDAAKLLQGQLTCNINDLSASQASIAGFCNPKGRVISTLLVVKSLESFYLILPADLLDTVLKKLRMYVLRADAKLHDQTENMHILGISGLSPEFDVPTDNFAIGQIPLTTIKLPGAPRHLLLGTSDQIDEFTGLLLSRYAFESGSLDEWRYQDISTALPWFDISQSEQHIPQMLGIDQLGGISFSKGCYTGQEIVARSHYLGKVKRALFIAECRQSASGVINGCKVLDGISQQNMGCVLTNAVWTGINRALLVLQIVDGLPKNLILDDDYRTPIAIISDQ, encoded by the coding sequence ATGCTTGAAGACCGGACAGTTCACACAAACGCTTTTAGCGAACCCAATGCACTTGCTTTATCCAGAAAAGTATTCGCAGCCACCGGCCTGAGCCTCATAGAAGTCAGCGGTCAGGATGCCGCAAAACTCTTACAAGGCCAGCTAACATGTAACATTAACGATTTATCGGCATCGCAAGCCAGTATAGCTGGATTCTGCAACCCCAAAGGCCGGGTCATCAGTACGCTATTGGTGGTTAAATCGCTGGAATCTTTTTACCTGATACTGCCTGCGGACTTACTCGACACCGTGTTAAAAAAATTGCGGATGTACGTGCTGCGAGCCGATGCAAAATTGCATGATCAAACCGAAAACATGCATATCCTGGGCATATCGGGTCTTTCGCCTGAATTTGACGTTCCGACAGACAATTTCGCAATCGGGCAAATACCGTTAACGACCATTAAGTTACCCGGCGCGCCGCGCCATCTGCTATTGGGTACGTCTGATCAGATCGATGAATTTACCGGATTACTGCTTAGCCGATACGCTTTCGAATCCGGCAGCCTGGACGAGTGGCGCTATCAAGACATCTCCACTGCCCTGCCCTGGTTTGATATTAGCCAATCGGAACAACATATTCCGCAGATGTTGGGTATTGACCAGCTTGGCGGCATCAGTTTCAGTAAAGGCTGTTACACAGGTCAGGAAATCGTAGCCCGCAGTCACTATTTGGGCAAAGTCAAACGCGCCTTGTTTATTGCCGAATGCCGTCAATCAGCAAGCGGCGTCATTAATGGCTGTAAGGTGTTGGACGGCATTTCTCAGCAAAATATGGGGTGCGTACTGACGAACGCGGTCTGGACCGGAATAAATCGAGCGCTGCTCGTCCTGCAAATAGTTGATGGACTGCCAAAAAACCTTATACTTGATGACGACTATCGTACGCCTATCGCGATAATTTCGGATCAATAG
- a CDS encoding HDOD domain-containing protein, which produces MQFKSVQDFLVHVQAELDANRLILPTLPDVAIKVRDAVSKGDATAQSLAEIIATDAAISARLIQVANSPLYRGTMEIKNIQMAVTRLGNNTIRTLITSLIMQQMFTPTTALLEGYFRSTWEQGVNVSAISRALAAFVPHLNADEAMLAGLIHQIGKLPILTLVEKIPEFRDSPSRLDKLLEKAHPHVGKLIMNTWNFPEELKLVPSEYVDFQRDSGSKADYVDLVQVAFLQSIAGTDHPACRVDWNTVPAFVKLGIQPDTEILEIEGVSEEIELAHSMFL; this is translated from the coding sequence ATGCAATTCAAATCTGTTCAAGACTTTTTAGTCCATGTGCAAGCGGAACTAGACGCCAACCGATTAATCCTGCCTACCTTGCCGGATGTCGCCATCAAAGTCCGCGACGCTGTCAGTAAAGGCGATGCCACCGCGCAAAGCCTGGCCGAGATCATTGCAACCGACGCCGCCATTTCCGCCCGTTTGATACAAGTGGCCAACAGCCCTCTTTATCGCGGCACCATGGAAATCAAAAATATCCAAATGGCCGTAACCCGGCTCGGCAACAACACCATCCGCACGCTGATTACCAGCTTGATCATGCAGCAAATGTTCACGCCTACCACGGCGCTACTGGAAGGCTATTTCCGCAGCACCTGGGAGCAAGGCGTCAATGTCTCAGCGATCAGTCGCGCGTTGGCCGCATTCGTACCGCATTTAAACGCCGACGAAGCCATGCTGGCCGGGCTGATCCATCAAATCGGTAAATTACCAATATTGACACTGGTCGAGAAAATTCCGGAATTTAGAGACAGCCCGTCCCGATTAGACAAGCTGCTGGAAAAAGCCCACCCGCATGTCGGCAAACTGATCATGAACACCTGGAATTTCCCGGAAGAACTTAAACTGGTGCCTTCCGAATATGTGGATTTTCAGCGCGACTCAGGCTCCAAAGCTGATTACGTCGATTTAGTGCAAGTCGCGTTTCTGCAAAGCATCGCCGGCACCGATCACCCTGCCTGCCGCGTCGATTGGAACACCGTACCCGCTTTTGTTAAATTGGGTATTCAGCCCGATACCGAAATTTTGGAAATTGAAGGAGTCTCGGAAGAGATCGAACTCGCCCACTCAATGTTCCTTTGA
- a CDS encoding COX15/CtaA family protein, translating into MIDAQDAARFRRLGTLTIFAVYFVILVGGIVRASGAGMGCPDWPTCFGQWVPPTHESQLPANYHEIYAARGYENTAFNPVKTWTEYTNRLVGVTIGFLIFLTAWTSRVYLKADKAIFYLALSVFLLVGFQGWLGSAVVASNLKPLMITLHMLLALFIVALLIYAIARSQKPLLQAIDSHWLTPRFALVLKIAMAMTLLQVAMGTQVREAVDYIAHEHSYIDRQYWRDSFPIIFYIHRSFSSIILFTNLWLAWKIYQQADKHSLLLRTAYVLMGLIVTAILAGVSLDRLGFPAVAQPVHLLMANLIFGAQFFIFICLNYSSRKAS; encoded by the coding sequence ATGATAGACGCCCAAGACGCCGCCCGTTTTCGCCGCTTAGGCACGCTTACGATCTTTGCCGTGTATTTCGTGATTCTGGTCGGCGGCATCGTCCGCGCTTCAGGTGCCGGCATGGGCTGTCCGGACTGGCCGACCTGCTTTGGACAATGGGTGCCACCAACCCACGAGTCGCAATTGCCTGCCAATTATCATGAAATTTATGCGGCGCGCGGTTATGAAAACACCGCCTTCAATCCGGTAAAAACCTGGACCGAATACACGAATCGTCTGGTCGGCGTGACTATCGGTTTTCTGATTTTTCTGACGGCCTGGACCTCCAGGGTTTATCTGAAAGCCGATAAAGCGATTTTTTATTTAGCGTTATCGGTTTTTTTACTGGTCGGGTTTCAGGGTTGGCTGGGTTCGGCCGTGGTGGCAAGCAACCTAAAGCCATTAATGATAACCCTGCACATGCTGCTGGCCCTGTTTATCGTCGCGCTACTCATCTACGCTATCGCCAGATCGCAAAAACCGCTGCTGCAAGCCATAGACAGTCATTGGTTGACACCGCGTTTTGCTTTGGTGTTAAAAATTGCCATGGCCATGACCTTACTGCAAGTGGCAATGGGCACCCAAGTCAGGGAAGCAGTGGATTACATCGCTCATGAGCATAGCTACATCGACCGACAGTATTGGCGGGATAGTTTTCCGATCATTTTTTATATTCATCGGTCGTTTTCATCGATCATTTTGTTCACCAACCTCTGGCTGGCCTGGAAAATTTATCAGCAAGCCGACAAACATAGCCTGCTGTTGCGCACCGCCTATGTGTTAATGGGATTGATCGTTACCGCCATTTTGGCCGGCGTCAGCCTCGACAGACTGGGTTTTCCAGCCGTTGCTCAACCAGTACATCTATTGATGGCTAATCTGATTTTTGGCGCGCAATTTTTCATCTTTATTTGCTTAAATTACTCTTCCAGAAAAGCAAGCTAG
- a CDS encoding DEAD/DEAH box helicase, whose product MSDTPSSTTPSFKDLSLSDPILKALESVGYETPSPIQAQIIPFVMAGRDVLGQAQTGTGKTAAFALPILSRINLNQKDPQALVLAPTRELAIQVAEAFQSYAAHIKGFHVLPIYGGQDYTSQLRQLSRGAHVVVGTPGRVMDHMRRGTLKLDQLTTLVLDEADEMLRMGFIDDVEWILEQTPSTRQTALFSATMPTEIRKIAQKYLNNPEQVTIKVKTATAANIRQRYWFVSGVHKMDALTRILEAENFDGMIIFVRTKTATIEVAEKLEARGFSASAINGDMSQALRERAIDNLKSGKLDILIATDVAARGLDVDRITHVVNYDIPYDTESYIHRIGRTGRAGRTGDAILFVSPREKRLLANIEQATKQKVEEMQLPSTDFINNARINRFKQRITDTLAGEELSFYNQLINQYQVEHNVPALDVAAALAKLLQGDTPLLMKEPSKKPRKDAEEKGRPDRNDRGDRGPRREKGRAGAVDMETFRIEVGHADGVKPGNIVGAIANETGIDGDHIARIKIEEHYSTVELPAGMPKDLFQALKKVRVVGKPLDISKFDPALVKKDKSKKRVGSPSRRGKNKDQAE is encoded by the coding sequence ATGTCCGACACCCCCTCCTCCACCACGCCTTCCTTTAAAGATTTATCGCTTTCAGACCCCATATTAAAAGCGCTGGAAAGTGTCGGTTACGAAACCCCGTCCCCTATTCAAGCACAGATTATTCCGTTCGTGATGGCTGGTCGCGATGTGTTGGGCCAAGCGCAAACCGGTACCGGCAAAACCGCCGCATTCGCCTTGCCGATTTTGTCGCGTATTAATCTCAATCAGAAAGACCCGCAAGCTTTGGTGCTAGCCCCGACCCGCGAGTTGGCGATACAGGTTGCCGAGGCGTTTCAAAGTTATGCCGCACATATCAAAGGCTTTCACGTATTACCGATCTACGGCGGCCAGGATTACACCAGCCAGTTACGCCAATTGAGTCGCGGCGCGCATGTCGTGGTCGGTACACCGGGACGGGTCATGGACCACATGCGTCGCGGCACGCTGAAACTAGACCAACTGACTACTTTGGTATTGGACGAAGCCGACGAAATGTTGCGGATGGGTTTCATCGACGATGTCGAGTGGATTCTGGAACAAACCCCGTCCACGCGCCAAACTGCACTGTTCTCGGCAACCATGCCGACTGAAATTCGCAAAATTGCGCAGAAATACCTGAACAACCCCGAACAAGTGACCATCAAGGTCAAAACCGCCACCGCCGCCAATATTCGCCAACGCTATTGGTTTGTCAGTGGCGTGCACAAAATGGATGCCCTGACCCGGATTCTAGAAGCGGAAAACTTCGACGGCATGATTATCTTCGTCAGAACCAAAACCGCCACCATCGAAGTGGCCGAAAAATTAGAAGCGCGTGGTTTTTCCGCCTCTGCGATCAACGGCGACATGTCGCAAGCCTTACGCGAACGCGCTATCGACAATCTAAAAAGCGGCAAACTGGATATTCTGATCGCCACGGACGTCGCCGCTCGCGGCCTGGACGTTGATCGTATTACCCACGTCGTCAACTACGACATTCCTTACGACACCGAATCTTATATACATCGTATCGGCCGTACCGGTCGCGCCGGCCGCACCGGCGATGCGATTTTGTTCGTCTCGCCACGGGAAAAACGTCTGTTGGCCAACATTGAGCAAGCCACCAAACAAAAAGTCGAAGAAATGCAATTGCCTTCCACTGACTTTATTAATAATGCGCGCATCAACCGTTTCAAACAGCGGATTACCGACACCCTGGCCGGCGAAGAACTCAGCTTTTATAACCAATTAATCAACCAATATCAGGTCGAGCACAACGTACCGGCGCTCGACGTTGCGGCAGCCTTGGCAAAATTGTTACAAGGCGATACGCCTTTGTTGATGAAAGAACCGAGCAAGAAGCCACGCAAAGACGCGGAAGAAAAAGGCCGTCCGGACCGCAATGATCGTGGTGACCGTGGCCCGAGGCGCGAAAAAGGCCGGGCCGGCGCTGTGGACATGGAAACTTTCCGCATCGAAGTGGGCCATGCCGACGGGGTGAAACCCGGCAATATAGTCGGTGCCATCGCCAACGAAACCGGTATAGACGGCGATCACATCGCCCGCATCAAAATCGAGGAACACTACAGCACCGTGGAGCTGCCTGCCGGCATGCCCAAAGACTTGTTCCAGGCCCTGAAAAAAGTCCGTGTAGTCGGTAAACCTTTGGATATTTCCAAATTCGACCCGGCTTTGGTGAAAAAAGACAAAAGCAAAAAACGGGTCGGTTCACCGTCAAGACGCGGCAAAAATAAAGATCAAGCCGAATAA
- a CDS encoding tyrosine-type recombinase/integrase, which produces MTKTTTLLQVGGMEAYEVNTNAWHNALERAGIDDFRWHDLRHTWASWHVQAGTPLHVLQELAGWESVEMVRRYAHLSSEYLAGYVDRLSALHVVGEDSDSYDLATANKKGLGEKHLSL; this is translated from the coding sequence ATGACGAAGACAACAACATTGTTACAGGTGGGCGGTATGGAGGCTTACGAAGTGAATACCAACGCCTGGCACAATGCTTTAGAGCGTGCCGGTATTGATGATTTCCGCTGGCATGATCTGCGGCATACTTGGGCCAGTTGGCACGTGCAAGCGGGAACACCGTTGCATGTGCTGCAAGAGTTGGCCGGTTGGGAGTCGGTCGAGATGGTGCGGCGATATGCGCACCTTTCAAGTGAGTATTTGGCCGGGTATGTGGATCGGTTATCGGCGCTGCATGTGGTGGGCGAGGATTCCGATAGCTACGATTTAGCTACGGCCAATAAAAAAGGCCTAGGTGAAAAACACCTAAGCCTTTGA
- the tnpA gene encoding IS66 family insertion sequence element accessory protein TnpA, with protein sequence MAVTLKWRQHIEEWQRSVLSQAEYCVQQGINVRTFATRLCEYRKRPTLESVALVPVQMAPAEPASLAIPVAVSIVFTHVHGHRLEFSPSLPVAWVAELLRCLA encoded by the coding sequence ATGGCTGTCACATTGAAATGGCGTCAACATATTGAAGAGTGGCAACGCAGTGTTTTGTCTCAGGCTGAGTATTGCGTGCAGCAAGGTATCAATGTCCGGACCTTTGCGACCAGACTGTGCGAGTATCGCAAACGACCCACGCTAGAGTCGGTCGCGTTAGTGCCGGTACAGATGGCACCGGCTGAACCTGCTTCTTTGGCAATACCTGTGGCAGTTTCCATTGTTTTTACCCATGTCCACGGTCATAGGCTGGAATTTTCACCTTCGTTGCCGGTGGCCTGGGTGGCCGAGTTGTTACGATGTCTGGCTTGA
- the tnpB gene encoding transposase — translation MSAPVAQGSFVWPKVGDAVFALTQAQWRWLVAGVDWQRLSAQPQADWQA, via the coding sequence GTGTCAGCGCCGGTTGCCCAGGGGTCTTTTGTCTGGCCTAAGGTGGGCGATGCGGTGTTTGCGCTGACGCAGGCGCAATGGCGCTGGCTGGTTGCCGGGGTAGATTGGCAGCGTTTATCCGCTCAGCCCCAAGCAGACTGGCAGGCGTGA
- a CDS encoding MBOAT family O-acyltransferase: MFLLAFLPITLLLFFSSGKHNSKLAAGVLFFASLVFYGWWDTRYVGLLLTSIVFNFAIGQKLSHKKFSNRKPTLIFGVCVNLAVLGYFKYAGFFLETFRVVTGSSWEFPQIVLPLGISFFTFTQIAFLVDAYKSYARELNIIHYGLFVTYFPHLIAGPVLHHKEMMPQFKNTETYRPKSINFAVGLTIFIIGLFKKVCIADTVSGYSSVMFAEASAGGEITLVSAWAGALAYSVQLYFDFSGYSDMAIGLSRIFGVTLPLNFNSPYKSKNIIEFWRRWHMTLSRFLRDYLYIPLGGSRNGSFARYRNLLVTMLLGGLWHGAGWTFVIWGGLHGTYLIINHCWQALQIKLGLNLSERGRIAAFTGWLITFVAVVIAWVFFRAPDTVSAMHIIKAMTPGIGKILLDANLYDMLHWRIKEYGQSLNVISCRFTPTELSAEIEMWIWIVTFLLGSFIMPNTQEIMHNFKPALDYESVSTPIKWFHWRPNTIWLCVITIMGLLALPYTNAVSEFLYFQF, from the coding sequence ATGTTTTTGTTGGCCTTCCTGCCAATCACTCTATTATTGTTTTTTTCGTCTGGAAAACACAACTCAAAGCTTGCGGCGGGAGTATTGTTTTTCGCATCTTTAGTTTTCTATGGATGGTGGGATACACGTTACGTAGGATTATTGCTAACATCAATTGTTTTTAACTTCGCTATAGGACAAAAACTTTCGCATAAAAAATTCTCAAATCGTAAGCCGACACTCATCTTTGGAGTATGTGTCAACTTGGCGGTTCTCGGTTACTTCAAATATGCTGGTTTTTTTCTGGAGACCTTTCGTGTTGTAACTGGAAGTTCATGGGAGTTTCCCCAAATTGTTCTTCCTCTTGGAATATCTTTTTTTACATTTACACAGATAGCTTTTTTGGTTGATGCATATAAAAGTTATGCTCGTGAGTTAAACATAATCCACTATGGGCTTTTTGTGACCTATTTCCCTCATCTTATAGCAGGACCAGTTTTACATCACAAGGAAATGATGCCCCAGTTTAAAAATACCGAAACCTATAGGCCGAAAAGTATTAATTTTGCAGTAGGACTTACAATTTTCATAATTGGATTATTTAAAAAGGTGTGCATCGCCGATACGGTTTCTGGTTATTCCAGTGTCATGTTTGCCGAAGCATCAGCAGGCGGTGAAATTACTTTGGTCTCAGCATGGGCCGGTGCGCTAGCATATTCAGTGCAACTTTATTTTGATTTTTCAGGTTACTCAGATATGGCGATTGGGTTGTCGCGAATATTCGGAGTTACTCTTCCGTTGAATTTTAACTCTCCCTATAAATCCAAAAATATTATTGAATTTTGGCGTAGATGGCATATGACCCTTTCGCGATTTTTGCGCGACTATCTTTATATACCTCTTGGGGGCAGTCGAAATGGATCGTTTGCCCGCTATCGGAATCTATTGGTTACTATGCTTCTTGGTGGCCTTTGGCATGGAGCAGGCTGGACTTTTGTAATCTGGGGAGGATTGCACGGCACATATTTAATTATTAACCATTGTTGGCAAGCATTGCAAATCAAACTAGGATTAAATCTCAGTGAACGAGGACGAATTGCAGCATTCACTGGATGGCTGATCACCTTCGTAGCAGTTGTTATCGCTTGGGTATTTTTTCGTGCACCTGATACGGTCAGCGCAATGCATATCATCAAAGCTATGACTCCTGGTATAGGTAAAATTCTACTTGATGCCAACCTTTACGACATGCTTCACTGGCGAATTAAAGAATACGGACAATCTTTAAATGTAATTAGTTGTCGCTTCACACCAACGGAACTCTCCGCCGAAATTGAAATGTGGATTTGGATCGTAACATTCCTCCTTGGATCGTTCATTATGCCGAATACACAGGAAATTATGCATAACTTTAAACCAGCACTTGATTACGAAAGCGTAAGCACGCCAATTAAATGGTTTCATTGGCGTCCTAATACTATTTGGCTTTGCGTGATAACCATAATGGGTCTCTTAGCCTTGCCTTACACGAACGCTGTTAGCGAATTTCTTTATTTTCAGTTCTAA
- a CDS encoding CstA-like transporter-associated (seleno)protein has protein sequence MSGFILSLRSFWRHLNGDATYERYLRHWHEHHAEQLPPLSRKAFFAAETQRKWNGVKRCC, from the coding sequence ATGAGCGGGTTCATTCTGTCTTTACGATCATTCTGGCGCCACCTCAACGGCGATGCCACTTATGAACGCTATCTGCGACACTGGCACGAACATCACGCGGAACAGCTTCCACCGTTAAGCCGAAAAGCGTTTTTTGCGGCTGAAACGCAGCGTAAATGGAATGGTGTGAAGCGTTGCTGCTGA
- a CDS encoding PilZ domain-containing protein: protein MAHIIIEPPPPGGEIIIDGQVVDMSYSGIKIRLKEPLGQAVDEAELRISIILPESRVAMSIHGNIKHIREDRECGLQYNPNKHSEDEFDDLMFECVKLAPQRKD from the coding sequence GTGGCGCACATCATTATCGAACCGCCACCGCCCGGCGGTGAAATCATCATCGACGGTCAGGTCGTCGATATGAGTTACAGCGGGATTAAAATTCGTTTGAAAGAACCCCTGGGGCAAGCGGTGGACGAGGCGGAATTGCGGATTTCTATCATCTTGCCGGAATCGCGGGTGGCGATGTCGATACACGGCAATATCAAACATATCCGCGAAGACCGCGAATGCGGCTTGCAATATAACCCGAACAAACACAGCGAAGACGAATTCGACGATCTGATGTTCGAATGCGTCAAGCTGGCTCCGCAGCGTAAAGATTAA